A single genomic interval of Nocardia bhagyanarayanae harbors:
- a CDS encoding NAD(P)/FAD-dependent oxidoreductase codes for MTGTSGPQPAKDAGTAYTTFTGWIDRPADLAAPLDTNISCDVAVVGGGLGGMAIALRLAEQGVDVVLLESDFCGYGASSRNAGQLSGKPTGEPQILAKVNPRLLRDLVRFAEGSVQFAEDMIKQLGIDCEYEPVGNVGVAATARQLRKARRDARALIAAGASERVGDHRELGLPDTFLGGVLTTVGGTMNPGMFTLGVRAALLRSGVRVFEQSPVQSVTDIGAGAQVSTPLGRVRAKRVVLANNAFAPEIGITPKHLAKPVWVSMIETAPVDAERIAATGWTSRSGLATKHHVMESYHVTPANTIAVGVRRLQVGKHPLTDRTSDPVVVADLTAAFRARFPSLADVAITKTWGGWIAMTTSRLPVAGQVSKNVYYTIGCNGHGLGQAPYLGALLADHLVTDEIHHDLIPFWRTESRFARSLYLHNPVLRAAWLADRIGDRRAAR; via the coding sequence ATGACCGGAACCAGCGGTCCGCAACCGGCCAAGGACGCCGGTACCGCCTACACGACCTTCACCGGCTGGATCGATCGGCCTGCCGACCTGGCCGCACCGCTCGACACCAACATCAGTTGTGATGTCGCCGTGGTCGGCGGCGGGCTGGGCGGCATGGCGATCGCGCTGAGGCTGGCCGAGCAGGGCGTGGATGTCGTGCTGCTCGAATCGGACTTCTGCGGCTACGGCGCCAGCTCGCGCAACGCCGGTCAGCTGTCCGGAAAGCCGACCGGGGAACCGCAGATCCTGGCCAAGGTGAATCCGCGACTGCTGCGCGATCTGGTCCGGTTCGCCGAGGGCTCGGTGCAATTCGCCGAGGACATGATCAAACAGCTCGGCATCGACTGCGAATACGAGCCGGTCGGCAATGTCGGCGTGGCCGCCACTGCGCGGCAGCTGCGCAAGGCGCGGCGCGACGCGCGGGCGCTCATCGCGGCCGGCGCCTCGGAACGGGTCGGCGACCACCGCGAACTCGGCCTGCCCGACACCTTCCTGGGAGGCGTCCTCACCACCGTCGGCGGGACGATGAACCCCGGCATGTTCACCCTCGGCGTCCGCGCGGCGCTGCTGCGGTCGGGGGTGCGGGTCTTCGAGCAGTCGCCCGTGCAGTCGGTGACCGACATCGGTGCGGGCGCGCAGGTGAGCACGCCACTGGGTCGGGTGCGTGCCAAGCGAGTAGTGCTGGCCAACAACGCCTTTGCGCCCGAAATCGGGATCACCCCGAAACATCTGGCGAAACCGGTCTGGGTGAGCATGATCGAGACGGCACCGGTCGATGCCGAACGAATCGCGGCGACCGGCTGGACGAGCCGCTCGGGTCTGGCGACCAAACACCATGTGATGGAGAGCTATCACGTGACGCCCGCCAACACGATCGCCGTCGGTGTCCGACGGCTCCAGGTCGGCAAGCACCCGCTCACCGATCGCACCTCGGATCCGGTGGTCGTGGCCGACCTCACCGCCGCCTTCCGCGCGCGATTCCCGTCGCTTGCCGATGTGGCGATCACCAAGACGTGGGGTGGCTGGATCGCCATGACGACCTCGCGCCTGCCGGTGGCCGGACAGGTGTCGAAGAACGTCTACTACACCATCGGCTGCAACGGTCACGGCCTCGGGCAGGCGCCCTATCTCGGTGCCCTGCTCGCCGACCACCTGGTCACCGACGAGATCCACCACGACCTGATCCCGTTCTGGCGCACCGAATCTCGCTTCGCCCGCTCGCTGTACCTGCACAACCCCGTGTTGCGTGCGGCCTGGCTGGCCGACCGGATCGGCGATCGTCGCGCAGCTCGCTGA
- a CDS encoding acetolactate synthase large subunit, with translation MTNGAQALISTLVDAGVEVCFGNPGTSEMHFVAALDSVPRIRGVLCLFEGVVTGAADGYARIAGKPAVTLLHLGPGLANGLANLHNARRAHVPIVNVVGEHADSHKQFDAPLDSDIEALTGWSHSWTRRGSSPDRIGRDAAETVAAAQATPPRIATLVLPADVSWGEGRGPAAPVEPVPAAAPDPATVAEIAKILRSGERAVLLIGGAATTERGLVAADRIAAATGARPLVETHPARLTRGAGVPAIDRLGYLAEQATGQLDGAEHVIVAGTRPPVSFFAYPGKPSDLVPAGAQVHRLAEPEADIVAALEALAAEVAADVAPRGAVASLPELPSGPLDVRNWVQVIGALLPENAIVSDESNTSGVFLGAATAGSPRHDVLSLTGGAIGQGLPVAVGAAVAAPERPVIALQSDGSAVYTISALWTMARENLNITTVLINNRAYAILRMELGRVGATEVGPKAGDLLDLSRPDMDFAAIARGFGVPATVATTCEELSEQFRAALAEPGPHLIDARIPSLF, from the coding sequence ATGACCAACGGTGCGCAAGCGCTGATCAGCACACTCGTCGACGCCGGTGTCGAGGTGTGCTTCGGCAATCCCGGGACCTCGGAGATGCATTTCGTCGCCGCACTGGACTCGGTGCCGCGGATTCGCGGGGTGCTGTGCCTGTTCGAAGGGGTGGTCACCGGCGCGGCCGACGGTTACGCCCGGATCGCGGGTAAACCGGCCGTCACCCTGCTCCACCTCGGCCCCGGTCTGGCCAACGGTCTGGCGAATCTGCACAATGCCCGGCGCGCGCACGTGCCGATCGTCAATGTGGTCGGCGAGCACGCCGATAGCCACAAGCAATTCGACGCGCCACTGGATTCCGATATCGAGGCGCTCACCGGCTGGAGTCACAGCTGGACACGCCGCGGCAGCTCCCCCGACCGGATCGGGCGCGACGCCGCCGAGACCGTCGCCGCGGCACAGGCCACTCCGCCGCGCATCGCGACCTTGGTGCTGCCCGCGGACGTCTCCTGGGGTGAGGGCCGTGGCCCCGCCGCGCCGGTCGAACCGGTCCCGGCGGCCGCTCCGGACCCGGCGACCGTCGCCGAGATCGCCAAGATCCTGCGCAGCGGCGAGCGGGCGGTGCTGCTGATCGGCGGGGCCGCCACCACCGAGCGCGGTCTCGTCGCGGCCGACCGAATCGCCGCCGCCACCGGCGCGCGACCGCTGGTGGAGACCCATCCCGCGCGGCTCACCCGCGGCGCGGGTGTACCGGCCATCGACCGGCTCGGCTATCTGGCCGAACAGGCCACCGGCCAGCTCGACGGCGCCGAGCATGTCATCGTGGCGGGTACCCGGCCGCCGGTGTCGTTCTTCGCCTACCCGGGCAAGCCGAGCGATCTGGTACCGGCGGGCGCGCAGGTCCACCGGCTCGCCGAGCCGGAAGCCGATATCGTCGCCGCGCTGGAGGCCCTCGCCGCGGAGGTGGCGGCCGATGTCGCGCCAAGGGGCGCCGTCGCGTCGCTGCCCGAGTTGCCTTCCGGCCCACTGGATGTGCGTAATTGGGTCCAGGTCATCGGCGCGTTGCTGCCGGAGAACGCGATCGTCTCCGACGAGTCGAACACCTCGGGTGTCTTCCTGGGGGCGGCCACGGCGGGTTCGCCGCGGCACGACGTGCTGTCCCTCACCGGTGGCGCCATCGGCCAGGGCCTGCCAGTAGCGGTGGGTGCGGCTGTGGCGGCTCCCGAGCGACCGGTGATCGCCCTGCAGAGCGATGGCAGCGCCGTCTACACCATCTCCGCGCTGTGGACGATGGCGCGCGAGAACCTGAACATCACCACGGTGCTCATCAACAATCGCGCCTACGCGATCCTGCGGATGGAACTCGGCCGGGTGGGCGCCACCGAGGTCGGCCCGAAGGCAGGCGACCTGCTCGACCTGTCGCGCCCAGACATGGATTTCGCCGCGATCGCCCGCGGTTTCGGCGTTCCCGCAACGGTCGCCACCACCTGCGAAGAACTCTCCGAGCAGTTCCGCGCGGCGCTGGCCGAACCGGGCCCGCACCTCATCGACGCCCGGATTCCCTCGCTCTTCTGA
- a CDS encoding FAD-binding oxidoreductase, whose protein sequence is MTTTSRTGTTPDQHVLERFAAVVGSAHVVTEDRIGPDYHHDEALAGAPVAPRYLARPATAEETAELLVVAAAARVPVTARGSGTGLSGACRPVEDGLVISFERMATVLEVDVDNQVAVVQPGVTLAELDAAVAPYGLMYTVFPGELSASVGGTVGTNAGGMRAVRYGVTRHNVLGLQAALPSGELVRTGGKLTKVSTGYDLTQLIMGSEGTLALATEITVRLYPRPAHSATLMAAFADLTAVMRAVPAVLRTGVAPTILEYLDTRTLEALTRAQDLELGIGTGIRAAAQAYLVIGLDDRERASLDTGIDLLGELLDALGALDIYVLEGYSARLLIEAREKAFWSAKASGADEVLDVVVPRAAMPEFFDGATALAHAVDAQLIGCGHAGDGNVHLAVYCREETTRDALLHRIFALATGLGGAISGEHGLGRIKTAHFTALADPVALALMRGIKQVFDPAGILNPGVILGGKAVP, encoded by the coding sequence TTGACCACCACCTCTCGCACGGGAACAACGCCCGATCAGCACGTCCTCGAGCGGTTCGCGGCTGTCGTCGGGTCGGCGCACGTGGTCACCGAGGACAGGATCGGGCCCGATTACCACCACGACGAAGCGCTCGCCGGTGCGCCGGTGGCGCCCCGCTATCTGGCCCGCCCGGCCACGGCCGAGGAGACCGCCGAACTCCTCGTCGTGGCCGCGGCCGCGCGGGTCCCGGTGACCGCACGGGGTTCGGGCACCGGTCTGTCCGGTGCCTGCCGGCCCGTCGAGGACGGCCTGGTCATCTCGTTCGAACGCATGGCCACCGTCCTCGAGGTCGACGTGGACAACCAGGTGGCCGTCGTGCAGCCCGGTGTCACGCTCGCCGAACTCGACGCGGCGGTCGCCCCATACGGGTTGATGTACACCGTGTTTCCCGGCGAACTGTCCGCCAGCGTCGGTGGCACCGTCGGGACCAATGCCGGCGGCATGCGCGCGGTGCGCTACGGCGTGACCCGCCACAATGTGCTCGGTCTGCAGGCCGCGCTGCCCTCGGGGGAACTCGTGCGGACCGGCGGCAAACTCACCAAGGTGTCCACCGGTTACGACCTGACGCAGCTGATCATGGGCTCGGAAGGCACGCTTGCCCTGGCCACCGAGATCACCGTCCGCCTGTACCCGCGGCCCGCCCACAGTGCCACCCTCATGGCCGCCTTCGCCGATCTCACCGCGGTCATGCGGGCGGTGCCCGCGGTCCTGCGCACCGGGGTGGCGCCGACCATCCTCGAATATCTCGACACCCGAACCTTGGAGGCACTGACCCGGGCCCAGGATCTCGAGCTCGGCATCGGTACCGGGATCCGCGCGGCCGCACAGGCGTATTTGGTGATCGGGCTGGACGATCGTGAACGTGCATCCCTCGACACCGGCATCGACCTGCTCGGCGAACTACTCGACGCCCTCGGCGCACTGGATATCTATGTGCTGGAAGGCTATTCGGCCCGGCTGCTGATCGAGGCCAGGGAGAAGGCGTTCTGGTCGGCCAAGGCGTCCGGCGCCGACGAGGTCCTCGATGTGGTGGTGCCGCGGGCGGCGATGCCCGAGTTCTTCGACGGCGCCACCGCGCTGGCCCACGCCGTCGACGCGCAGCTGATCGGCTGCGGCCACGCTGGTGACGGCAATGTGCACCTGGCCGTGTACTGCCGCGAGGAGACCACCCGCGACGCGCTGCTGCACCGCATCTTCGCCCTCGCCACCGGCCTGGGCGGGGCGATCTCCGGTGAACACGGTCTCGGGCGGATCAAGACCGCCCACTTCACTGCCTTGGCGGACCCGGTCGCGCTCGCCCTGATGCGGGGAATCAAGCAGGTGTTCGACCCGGCCGGAATCCTCAACCCCGGCGTCATACTCGGTGGAAAGGCGGTCCCATGA
- a CDS encoding class I adenylate-forming enzyme family protein — protein sequence MSNLIDPIIQHAEAHPERVAIHTSSGPWSYDELLARSLRYAGLLAAHGIGAGDRVLLAAPSCPEFVVAYMGIQALGATVVPINTMSTEPEAAYYLTDAGATLAISWHEVGPAVSRAADGAGIIHLTLTTGADTDSTPLAWVIDRDPAETAAILYTSGTTGRPKGAELGVANLLAAGQIGCAVAGTSGEDRTGTALPLFHVFGQAAVMMATFTGGGSLSLLPKFTPQGLIDLLRRDKLTVMCGVPTMWNAMLHAADDADSADFATLRVAVSGGASLPGEVARAFEEKFGCTILEGYGLTETTAFGAFNDVERGGKIGSVGRVVPRLDMQIRTTDGAVCGPGEVGEIFVRGDTVFKGYRNRPDATAAALTADGWFRTGDLGVFDAEHDLRIVDRLKDMIIRGGYNVYPSEVEEVLYAHPDVVEAAVVGIPDEYYGEEVAAVVTPRSGSVLTAADLDTWTRERLSAYKIPRIIQFVEQLPKGTTGKILKRDIDRDQLRAAAPSRDAKAVRP from the coding sequence ATGTCCAATCTGATCGACCCGATCATTCAGCACGCCGAGGCACACCCCGAGCGCGTCGCGATCCACACGTCGAGCGGCCCCTGGTCCTACGACGAACTGCTGGCGCGCAGTCTGCGCTACGCCGGACTGCTGGCCGCGCACGGCATCGGCGCGGGCGACCGGGTGCTACTCGCCGCACCGTCCTGCCCGGAATTCGTGGTGGCGTACATGGGAATTCAGGCCCTCGGCGCGACCGTGGTGCCCATCAACACCATGTCCACCGAGCCCGAGGCCGCCTACTATCTCACCGACGCGGGCGCGACGCTCGCGATCAGCTGGCACGAGGTCGGGCCCGCGGTCTCGCGCGCCGCCGACGGCGCGGGCATCATCCACCTGACCCTGACCACCGGCGCGGACACCGACAGCACTCCCCTGGCCTGGGTAATCGACCGCGACCCGGCCGAGACCGCGGCGATCCTGTACACCTCGGGCACCACCGGGCGGCCCAAAGGCGCCGAACTCGGTGTCGCCAATCTGCTCGCGGCGGGCCAGATCGGCTGTGCGGTCGCGGGCACCTCCGGCGAGGACCGCACCGGCACCGCCCTGCCGCTGTTCCACGTCTTCGGGCAGGCCGCGGTGATGATGGCAACCTTCACCGGTGGCGGATCGCTGTCGCTGCTCCCGAAGTTCACACCGCAGGGACTGATCGACCTGCTGCGCCGCGACAAGCTGACGGTGATGTGCGGCGTGCCGACGATGTGGAATGCCATGCTGCACGCGGCAGACGATGCCGACAGCGCCGACTTCGCGACCCTGCGCGTCGCCGTCTCCGGCGGCGCATCCCTGCCCGGCGAGGTGGCGCGCGCCTTCGAGGAGAAGTTCGGCTGCACCATCCTGGAGGGCTACGGGCTCACCGAGACCACCGCCTTCGGCGCGTTCAACGACGTCGAGCGCGGCGGCAAGATCGGCTCGGTCGGCCGGGTGGTACCGCGCCTGGACATGCAGATCCGCACCACCGACGGTGCGGTGTGCGGGCCGGGTGAGGTCGGGGAGATCTTCGTCCGCGGCGACACCGTGTTCAAGGGCTACCGCAACCGTCCCGACGCGACGGCCGCCGCGCTCACCGCCGACGGTTGGTTCCGCACCGGCGACCTCGGCGTATTCGACGCCGAGCACGACCTGCGCATCGTCGACCGGCTCAAGGACATGATCATTCGCGGCGGGTACAACGTTTATCCGAGCGAGGTCGAAGAGGTGCTCTACGCCCATCCCGATGTCGTCGAGGCCGCCGTGGTCGGTATCCCCGACGAGTACTACGGCGAAGAGGTCGCCGCCGTCGTCACACCACGGTCCGGATCCGTGCTCACCGCCGCCGATCTCGACACCTGGACGCGAGAACGGTTGTCCGCCTACAAGATTCCGCGCATCATCCAGTTCGTCGAGCAGCTGCCGAAGGGCACGACCGGGAAGATCCTCAAGCGCGATATCGACCGGGATCAGCTCCGGGCCGCAGCACCGTCACGTGACGCCAAAGCGGTGCGCCCTTGA